The Pseudarthrobacter sulfonivorans genome includes a window with the following:
- a CDS encoding cryptochrome/photolyase family protein: MASPVASSIVWLRDDLRLDDNPALSHAVGLGLPLTVVYILDEESPGIRPLGGAARWWLHHSLTSLAAALAEAGSTLTLRRGPGSRVIRDLVAETGAQHVLWNRRYGGPERSLDAEIKAWAAENGIEAASFQANLIFEPWTITTGSGGPYKVFTPYWRACTASGEPRSPLDASARLPSPAVAGSMKQAGSDALAEWSLLPVSPDWSGGLAETWLPGEAGAHSRLEDFLDGPAQDYGTGRDLPGMEGTSRLSPHLRFGEISPFRVWHELRRNFPREATPDVGIFRSELGWREFCWQLLYANPQLATRNYRPDFDRFEWQQPTAAELEAWQQGRTGYPLVDAGMRQLWQTGWMHNRVRMAAASFLVKNLLADWRLGEAWFWDTLVDADAASNPANWQWVAGSGADASPYFRIFNPVTQSKKFDADGRYLREFIPEIAHMDRRAIHEPWNQPDVQAYPAPVVGLHESRERALATYQKLRKDQQGQDDVTGPEISG; encoded by the coding sequence ATGGCCTCCCCCGTCGCATCCTCCATCGTCTGGCTCCGTGATGACCTTCGACTGGACGATAACCCCGCCCTGTCCCACGCCGTCGGACTCGGCCTGCCGCTCACAGTGGTCTATATCCTCGACGAGGAATCCCCCGGAATCCGTCCCCTGGGAGGTGCGGCCCGCTGGTGGCTTCACCACTCCCTGACGTCCTTGGCGGCGGCGCTTGCTGAAGCAGGTTCCACGCTGACCCTCCGGCGCGGACCTGGCAGCCGCGTCATCCGGGACCTCGTTGCCGAAACCGGCGCGCAGCACGTGCTGTGGAACCGCCGCTACGGCGGCCCCGAGCGGTCCCTGGACGCGGAGATCAAGGCCTGGGCGGCGGAGAACGGCATCGAAGCCGCCAGCTTCCAGGCCAACCTGATCTTCGAGCCGTGGACCATCACCACCGGCAGCGGCGGCCCCTACAAGGTGTTCACGCCCTACTGGCGGGCCTGCACGGCGTCCGGCGAGCCCCGTTCGCCGCTGGATGCGTCGGCCCGCCTGCCCTCCCCCGCCGTCGCGGGTTCGATGAAGCAGGCCGGCAGCGACGCGCTGGCAGAGTGGTCACTGCTGCCCGTGTCCCCGGACTGGAGCGGCGGACTGGCTGAGACCTGGCTGCCCGGTGAGGCCGGAGCACACAGCAGGCTTGAGGACTTCCTGGATGGGCCCGCACAGGACTACGGCACAGGGCGGGACCTTCCCGGGATGGAGGGCACGTCCAGGCTGTCCCCGCACCTCCGTTTTGGTGAAATCAGCCCGTTCCGGGTCTGGCACGAGCTCCGCCGCAACTTCCCCCGCGAGGCGACGCCCGACGTCGGGATCTTCCGGTCCGAGCTGGGCTGGCGGGAGTTCTGCTGGCAACTGCTTTATGCCAACCCCCAGCTGGCTACCCGAAACTATCGGCCAGACTTCGACCGCTTCGAATGGCAGCAACCCACGGCGGCGGAACTGGAAGCATGGCAGCAGGGCCGGACCGGCTATCCGCTGGTGGACGCGGGGATGCGGCAGCTGTGGCAGACAGGTTGGATGCATAACCGGGTCCGGATGGCCGCAGCCTCGTTCCTCGTCAAGAACCTCCTGGCCGACTGGCGCCTGGGCGAGGCGTGGTTCTGGGACACCCTGGTGGATGCCGATGCCGCCAGCAACCCCGCCAACTGGCAATGGGTTGCAGGCTCGGGCGCCGACGCGTCCCCGTACTTCCGGATCTTCAATCCCGTCACGCAGAGCAAGAAGTTCGACGCCGACGGCCGGTACCTTCGCGAGTTCATTCCGGAAATCGCCCACATGGACCGCAGGGCCATCCACGAACCGTGGAACCAGCCCGATGTCCAGGCCTACCCCGCGCCCGTGGTGGGACTGCACGAGTCCAGGGAGCGTGCGCTGGCCACCTACCAGAAGCTTCGGAAGGACCAGCAAGGCCAGGACGACGTCACCGGCCCGGAAATCAGCGGCTGA
- a CDS encoding YlbL family protein, producing MTTTRGDHPHEDHAPELDAGTTASAAAPGKGVAGPPPTGQNAPRSSPPGDRRVSVMMLSGVLALGLGIAAVTVPVPYVVESPGPTFNTLGQSQGSPVISVTGHETYPAKGNLDLTTVYVDGGPNGPVSVLGAFTAWLDGSKSVHPVEMLYPSGTTKEEADEQSSVAMTSSQENAVASALKELNIPFGQQLQAAGLPDGSPSAGKVENGDIFESINGKPITSLAVVQEELAAGQGAPATLVVQRAGESVTQTITPMNNGAGRYILGVMLKYLFTFPFDVKISLDKVVGPSAGLMFSLGIIDTVTPGDLTGGKHVAGTGTITPDGAVGPIGGIRQKMLGARAGGATVFLAPAENCDEVVGHVPEGLQVLKVENIAEARHAVELAGSGQDTGALPVCASN from the coding sequence GTGACTACAACCCGCGGCGATCATCCGCATGAGGACCACGCTCCAGAGCTCGACGCCGGTACTACAGCGAGTGCCGCAGCGCCCGGAAAGGGTGTTGCCGGCCCCCCGCCAACAGGGCAGAATGCCCCCCGCAGCTCCCCGCCCGGGGACCGGCGGGTGTCCGTGATGATGCTTTCCGGCGTCCTGGCGCTGGGGCTGGGGATCGCGGCCGTCACCGTACCGGTGCCTTATGTTGTGGAATCGCCGGGACCAACCTTCAACACCCTCGGCCAGAGCCAGGGCAGCCCTGTCATCAGCGTGACGGGCCACGAAACCTATCCCGCCAAGGGAAATCTGGACCTGACCACCGTTTATGTCGACGGCGGTCCCAACGGCCCGGTGAGCGTCCTGGGTGCCTTCACTGCCTGGCTGGACGGGTCCAAGTCCGTTCACCCGGTGGAGATGCTTTACCCCAGCGGCACCACAAAGGAGGAGGCTGACGAGCAGAGCTCCGTGGCCATGACGTCGTCGCAGGAGAATGCGGTGGCATCAGCACTCAAGGAGCTCAACATTCCCTTCGGCCAGCAGCTCCAGGCCGCGGGGCTGCCCGATGGTTCGCCGTCCGCCGGCAAGGTTGAAAACGGCGACATCTTCGAATCGATCAACGGCAAACCCATCACATCGCTCGCCGTAGTGCAGGAGGAACTGGCCGCAGGCCAGGGAGCGCCGGCCACCCTGGTGGTGCAGCGCGCAGGGGAATCCGTCACTCAGACCATCACCCCCATGAACAACGGTGCAGGCCGCTACATTCTCGGAGTCATGCTCAAGTACCTGTTCACGTTTCCGTTCGACGTGAAGATTTCACTGGACAAGGTTGTCGGACCCAGTGCCGGGCTGATGTTTTCGCTGGGCATCATCGACACGGTCACGCCTGGGGACCTGACTGGCGGCAAGCATGTCGCCGGAACGGGGACCATCACCCCCGACGGCGCCGTTGGCCCCATCGGGGGCATCCGGCAGAAGATGCTGGGCGCGCGTGCCGGGGGAGCCACCGTTTTCCTCGCCCCGGCCGAAAACTGCGACGAAGTTGTGGGCCATGTGCCGGAGGGACTGCAGGTGCTCAAAGTGGAGAACATCGCAGAGGCGCGGCACGCCGTCGAACTCGCCGGATCCGGGCAGGACACGGGCGCTTTGCCGGTCTGCGCCAGCAACTAG
- a CDS encoding TPM domain-containing protein produces MRSKFKRILAVIGLTGLLAVPAGAAWAEPPVTLDPVTKIVDPNGVLGGDKAEVESAIKKLGTDHSTVLHVVIVKKFESPTDREAWSDEVAQKASLGQNALIFAVATDTRQYVLNKPGNSKITTAQIENIKSKAIGPQLANDNYSQAAINAAAAIGDAAGGGSGNVPGDGAGAAVLVGTGIAVAGGAGAYLYFRNKRKKAALASSASYGPQGAELDPLASLSVEELRRKSGSLIIEADDAIKSSEQELGFAEAQYGDAAVGNFTKALAEAKAHMSESFKLQQQLDDHIPDTEEQQRSWLGEIIRRSEAALGSLQEQKADFDSLRELEKNAPQALAAISAGAHEADAKIASAEQSLTALRAKYADSALVQVADNITQAKERLAFVQNATATAQEKLTEGEGSLAAVAVRASEESLHQTNVLLDAIAKVSTSLDEARNGLEAAVVETSQDLAQAKAMIQSGEHPELAGPVAGVEAALGQVKAEIQGGKIDPIATLQRVETAHQALDQSLTGIRNQQDQARRAQASLQQTIMSAQAQISATSDYITARRGGVGTEARTRLAESQRNLDYALSISRNDPVTALTYAQQAHALAAQAAQLAQADVDNFGGYANQGFGGGGMFGGRGGGGGGLGGAILGGILINSILNGGSGGGWGGGHSDGGGWGGDSGGGDMGGGWGGDSGGGGDF; encoded by the coding sequence ATGCGGTCAAAGTTCAAACGTATTCTCGCCGTGATCGGCCTGACCGGGCTGCTCGCGGTTCCTGCCGGCGCGGCTTGGGCTGAACCGCCGGTCACTCTGGACCCGGTGACAAAAATTGTCGATCCCAATGGCGTCCTGGGCGGTGACAAAGCCGAGGTTGAGTCGGCCATCAAGAAGCTGGGCACGGACCACTCAACAGTGCTGCACGTAGTAATTGTGAAGAAATTCGAAAGCCCGACCGATCGGGAAGCGTGGAGCGATGAGGTTGCCCAAAAGGCCAGCCTGGGACAGAACGCTTTGATTTTCGCGGTCGCTACCGATACCAGGCAGTACGTCCTGAATAAGCCCGGCAACAGCAAGATCACTACCGCCCAAATTGAAAACATCAAGAGCAAAGCCATTGGCCCGCAGCTGGCGAACGACAACTACTCCCAAGCCGCCATCAATGCCGCAGCAGCCATCGGCGATGCAGCAGGCGGTGGCAGCGGCAACGTCCCCGGTGACGGCGCCGGGGCTGCGGTCCTGGTAGGAACGGGTATTGCAGTTGCCGGTGGGGCCGGCGCGTACCTTTACTTCCGCAACAAGCGCAAAAAGGCAGCCTTGGCATCCAGCGCCAGCTATGGCCCCCAGGGCGCCGAGCTGGATCCGCTGGCCTCGCTCAGCGTCGAGGAACTCCGGCGCAAGAGCGGTTCCCTGATCATCGAGGCCGATGACGCCATCAAGTCCAGCGAGCAGGAACTCGGCTTCGCGGAGGCCCAGTACGGCGACGCCGCGGTGGGAAACTTCACCAAGGCCCTGGCCGAAGCCAAAGCCCACATGTCCGAATCCTTCAAGCTCCAGCAGCAGCTTGACGACCACATCCCGGACACGGAAGAACAGCAGCGCAGCTGGCTCGGCGAAATCATCCGCCGTTCAGAGGCAGCACTCGGCTCGCTCCAGGAGCAGAAGGCCGACTTCGATTCGCTCCGGGAGCTCGAGAAGAACGCCCCGCAGGCACTGGCAGCCATCAGCGCCGGAGCCCACGAAGCCGACGCCAAGATCGCCAGCGCCGAACAGTCACTGACGGCCTTGCGCGCCAAGTACGCGGACAGCGCGCTAGTTCAGGTCGCTGACAACATCACCCAGGCCAAGGAACGGCTGGCCTTTGTGCAGAATGCCACGGCCACCGCACAGGAAAAGCTCACCGAAGGCGAGGGCAGCCTCGCCGCAGTCGCCGTGCGGGCGTCTGAAGAGAGCCTGCACCAGACCAACGTTCTGCTGGACGCCATCGCCAAGGTGTCAACCAGCCTGGACGAGGCCCGCAACGGCCTGGAGGCGGCTGTCGTCGAAACCTCCCAGGACCTCGCGCAGGCGAAGGCCATGATCCAGTCCGGCGAACACCCCGAACTCGCCGGCCCGGTCGCCGGCGTTGAAGCCGCTCTGGGCCAGGTCAAAGCCGAAATCCAGGGCGGGAAAATCGATCCCATCGCCACCCTGCAGCGCGTTGAAACAGCACACCAGGCACTGGACCAGTCCCTCACCGGCATCCGGAACCAGCAGGACCAGGCCCGCCGCGCCCAGGCATCGCTGCAGCAGACCATCATGTCGGCGCAGGCGCAGATCAGTGCCACGTCGGACTACATCACCGCCCGCCGCGGCGGCGTAGGCACCGAGGCCCGTACACGGCTCGCCGAGTCCCAGCGCAACCTCGACTACGCACTGTCCATCTCGCGCAACGATCCCGTCACCGCGCTGACTTACGCCCAGCAGGCCCACGCCCTCGCGGCCCAGGCAGCGCAACTCGCACAGGCTGACGTCGACAACTTTGGTGGCTACGCCAACCAGGGCTTCGGCGGCGGGGGCATGTTCGGCGGGCGCGGCGGAGGCGGCGGCGGCCTTGGGGGCGCCATCCTTGGCGGTATCCTCATCAACTCCATCCTCAACGGCGGAAGCGGCGGAGGCTGGGGTGGAGGCCACAGTGACGGCGGCGGCTGGGGCGGTGACTCCGGCGGCGGCGATATGGGCGGCGGCTGGGGCGGCGATTCCGGCGGCGGCGGGGACTTCTGA
- a CDS encoding UPF0182 family membrane protein yields MSRPTSPIPPGRPPSRRGALTPTLIVVAIAVVGFIFFANVWTDVLWYRQLGYFEVFVTENLSRIGIFLAGFALMFVAVFFAIRVAYHARPVYAPDSEMRDNLNRYQAQLEPVRRVVMVGLPILFGLFAGSAAASQWQKVLLFFNQEPFGQSDPEFGLDISFYLMTLPFLGLVTGFLISVVVVAGIAGILTHYLYGSIRLMERGVFTSRAAQIHLAVTGAAFLILLGANFWLDRYAALQGNGGRWAGALYTDVNAVIPTKAILAVAAGLVAILFIVAAVIGRWRLPVIGTAMLIITSILAGGVYPWVIQQFQVRPSEQTLEKDFIQRNIEMTRAAYGLDQIQVDRYDATNTASTGALAPDAQTTANIRLLDPNLISDAFSQLEQYRPYYQFPEALNVDRYEVDGKIQDTVIAVRELNPANVATNQQGWLNQHVVYTHGYGVVAAKGNKFTVDGKPEFLQSGIPSTGVLGDDSTYEPRIYFGEDSPEYSIVGAPSGSPHREQDRPSGKEGDGETQYTFTGNGGPNVGSFFNKVLYSIKFQSSDLLLSDGVNAESQILYDRSPRDRVEKVAPYLTVDGNSYPAVVDGRVKWIVDGYTTSQYYPYSQQEQLSAATADSQTTSGRTVALPNSSVNYIRNSVKATVDAYDGSVTLYAWDDQDPVLKAWQKVFPTSVKPYSEMSGDVMSHVRYPEDLFKVQRELLGRYHVTEPVSFYKSDEVWSVPNDPTVDTEGIKQPPFYMSLQMPDQEKPAFQLTSSFIPQIVNGTARNVLYGFLAADSDAGNEKGVKADSYGKLRLLQIPPETQVPGPGQAQNKFNSDPTVSQALNLLRQGASEVLNGNLLTLPVGGGILYVQPVYLKSTGETSYPTLQRVLVAFGDKVGFAPTLDGALKQLFGGDSGAAAGDSGNTGQTPPAPGTTPPVSAGAQADLKAALDEANAAIKAGQAALAAGDFAAYGEEQKKLAAALQKAIDAEGKIPAPAPEATPSPEATPTATPSPAASN; encoded by the coding sequence TTGTCCCGTCCTACCAGCCCCATCCCGCCCGGAAGACCCCCCTCGCGACGCGGGGCCCTAACGCCCACGCTGATTGTTGTTGCCATCGCAGTGGTGGGCTTCATCTTCTTCGCCAATGTGTGGACTGACGTCCTCTGGTACCGGCAGCTCGGCTACTTCGAAGTGTTTGTCACGGAAAACCTCTCGCGGATCGGGATCTTCCTCGCCGGCTTCGCGCTTATGTTCGTGGCCGTCTTTTTTGCCATCCGGGTTGCCTACCACGCACGGCCGGTGTACGCGCCGGACTCCGAGATGCGCGACAACCTGAACCGCTACCAGGCCCAGCTTGAACCGGTCCGCCGCGTCGTTATGGTGGGCCTGCCCATCCTGTTCGGGCTGTTCGCGGGCAGCGCCGCGGCCAGCCAATGGCAGAAAGTGCTGTTGTTCTTCAACCAGGAACCGTTCGGCCAGAGCGATCCTGAGTTCGGCCTGGACATCAGCTTCTACCTCATGACTCTTCCGTTCCTGGGACTCGTCACAGGCTTCCTGATCAGCGTGGTTGTGGTGGCCGGCATCGCCGGAATCCTCACCCACTACCTCTACGGCAGCATCCGGCTGATGGAACGCGGCGTGTTCACCAGTCGCGCGGCACAGATCCACCTCGCGGTAACCGGCGCAGCCTTCCTGATCCTGCTCGGCGCAAACTTCTGGCTGGACCGCTACGCCGCCCTCCAGGGCAACGGCGGGCGGTGGGCCGGTGCGCTGTATACGGACGTGAACGCCGTGATCCCCACCAAGGCGATCCTCGCCGTGGCGGCAGGCTTGGTGGCCATCCTCTTTATCGTTGCGGCGGTCATTGGCCGCTGGCGCCTGCCGGTCATCGGCACGGCCATGCTGATCATCACCTCGATCCTGGCCGGCGGCGTGTACCCGTGGGTTATCCAGCAGTTCCAGGTGCGGCCTTCCGAGCAGACGTTGGAGAAGGACTTCATCCAGCGCAACATCGAGATGACTCGGGCGGCCTACGGCCTGGACCAGATTCAGGTGGACCGCTATGACGCGACGAACACTGCCAGCACCGGGGCGCTGGCCCCGGACGCCCAGACCACGGCCAACATCCGGCTCCTGGACCCCAACCTGATCTCCGATGCGTTCTCCCAGCTGGAGCAGTACCGCCCGTACTACCAGTTCCCGGAGGCACTGAACGTCGACCGCTACGAGGTTGACGGCAAGATCCAGGACACGGTCATCGCCGTCCGCGAGCTGAACCCGGCGAACGTTGCCACCAACCAGCAGGGCTGGCTCAACCAGCACGTCGTCTACACCCACGGCTACGGCGTGGTGGCGGCCAAGGGAAACAAGTTCACCGTCGACGGCAAGCCGGAGTTCCTCCAGTCGGGTATCCCGTCCACCGGTGTACTTGGCGATGACTCCACCTACGAGCCGCGGATCTACTTCGGCGAAGACTCCCCGGAGTACTCCATTGTCGGGGCGCCTTCGGGATCACCGCACCGCGAACAGGACAGGCCTTCCGGCAAGGAAGGGGACGGGGAAACCCAGTACACCTTCACCGGCAACGGCGGGCCCAACGTGGGCAGCTTCTTCAACAAGGTCCTGTACTCCATCAAGTTCCAGTCCTCGGACCTCCTCCTCTCCGACGGAGTTAACGCAGAATCCCAGATCCTATACGACCGCAGTCCGCGTGACCGCGTGGAGAAGGTTGCCCCGTACCTCACCGTTGACGGCAACTCCTATCCGGCCGTTGTTGACGGCCGCGTCAAGTGGATCGTGGACGGTTACACCACCAGCCAGTACTACCCGTACTCGCAGCAGGAGCAGCTCTCGGCTGCCACCGCGGACTCCCAGACCACTTCAGGCCGGACGGTTGCCCTGCCGAACAGTTCGGTGAACTACATCAGGAACTCCGTCAAGGCCACGGTCGACGCGTATGACGGCTCGGTGACCCTCTATGCATGGGACGACCAGGACCCCGTGCTGAAGGCCTGGCAGAAGGTTTTCCCCACGTCCGTGAAGCCGTACTCGGAGATGTCCGGCGATGTTATGAGCCACGTCCGTTACCCGGAAGACCTGTTCAAGGTGCAGCGCGAGCTCCTGGGCCGCTACCACGTCACGGAACCAGTGAGCTTCTACAAGAGTGACGAAGTCTGGAGCGTGCCGAACGATCCCACCGTAGACACTGAAGGGATCAAGCAGCCGCCGTTCTACATGTCACTGCAGATGCCTGACCAGGAAAAGCCGGCCTTCCAGCTCACCTCGTCCTTCATCCCGCAGATCGTCAACGGCACTGCCAGGAACGTCCTCTATGGCTTCCTGGCCGCCGACTCTGATGCCGGAAACGAGAAGGGCGTCAAGGCTGACAGCTACGGCAAGTTGAGGCTCCTGCAGATTCCGCCGGAAACACAGGTTCCCGGGCCAGGCCAGGCCCAGAACAAGTTCAACTCCGATCCCACGGTGTCCCAGGCGTTGAACCTTCTGAGGCAGGGTGCTTCAGAGGTGCTCAACGGCAACCTGCTGACTCTGCCTGTGGGCGGCGGCATCCTGTACGTCCAGCCGGTTTACCTCAAGTCGACCGGTGAGACGTCCTACCCCACACTGCAGCGTGTACTGGTGGCCTTCGGCGACAAGGTCGGCTTTGCGCCGACCCTCGACGGAGCCCTGAAGCAACTCTTCGGCGGCGACTCCGGCGCTGCCGCGGGCGACTCCGGCAACACCGGCCAGACCCCGCCTGCTCCTGGCACAACACCGCCGGTGAGTGCAGGTGCCCAGGCAGACCTGAAGGCCGCGCTGGATGAGGCCAACGCCGCCATCAAGGCGGGCCAGGCAGCCCTGGCGGCTGGCGACTTTGCAGCCTACGGGGAAGAGCAGAAGAAGCTCGCGGCGGCCCTGCAGAAGGCTATTGACGCCGAGGGCAAGATCCCGGCGCCGGCCCCTGAAGCGACGCCGTCGCCGGAAGCCACACCGACGGCGACGCCCTCGCCGGCGGCCAGCAACTAA
- a CDS encoding PspA/IM30 family protein — translation MVKQSIFGRIAQLAKANINTLLDNAEDPQKMLDQMVRDYTNNIAEAESAVAQTIGNLRMLQDDYREDIKNAQDWGNKALAASRKADEYRGAGDSVDAEKFDNLAKVALQRQMSAESEAKGAEPSIASQTEVVDKLKSGLDQMKGKLNELTSKRNELVARSKTAAAQSQVHDAIKSIDFMDPTSEVGRFEEKIRREEAKVRGQQELAASSLDAQFNQLEDLGEQVEIEARLAALKSGGAKPAIGASGASARSESTVDEADFDKL, via the coding sequence ATGGTTAAGCAGTCCATTTTCGGCCGGATCGCACAGCTGGCAAAGGCAAACATCAACACTTTGCTGGACAACGCTGAGGATCCGCAGAAGATGCTGGACCAGATGGTCCGGGACTACACCAACAACATTGCGGAGGCCGAATCCGCAGTGGCCCAGACCATCGGCAACCTGCGTATGCTCCAGGATGACTACCGCGAGGACATCAAGAACGCCCAGGACTGGGGCAACAAGGCCCTGGCCGCGTCTCGCAAGGCTGACGAATACCGCGGCGCCGGCGACAGCGTTGACGCCGAGAAGTTCGACAACCTCGCGAAGGTAGCCCTGCAGCGCCAGATGTCCGCGGAAAGCGAGGCCAAGGGTGCTGAGCCCAGCATCGCCTCGCAGACCGAGGTAGTGGACAAGCTCAAGTCAGGCCTGGACCAGATGAAAGGCAAGCTCAACGAGCTGACCAGCAAGCGCAACGAGCTGGTGGCGCGCTCCAAGACTGCAGCGGCGCAGTCCCAGGTGCACGATGCCATCAAGAGCATCGACTTCATGGATCCCACCAGCGAAGTTGGCCGTTTCGAAGAGAAGATCCGCCGCGAAGAGGCCAAGGTCCGCGGCCAGCAGGAGCTGGCTGCGTCGAGCCTGGACGCCCAGTTCAACCAGCTGGAAGACCTTGGCGAGCAGGTGGAAATCGAGGCGCGCCTGGCAGCCCTGAAGTCCGGCGGCGCCAAGCCGGCCATCGGCGCCTCCGGCGCCTCTGCCAGGTCTGAGTCCACGGTCGACGAAGCCGACTTCGACAAGCTGTAG
- a CDS encoding cytochrome b/b6 domain-containing protein — translation MSTPTKKPGSATGKRSRLYWGVPAVLVALVLVVLLAKWMTGLPAVASFLADYPGHSELPEGAPVGFPAWLAWQHFLNGFFLLLIIRTGWQVRTSTRPSGHWTRNNNGLIKTKNAPTKITLELWLHLTLDALWVLNGLVFAILLFASGQWMRIVPTSWDVIPNALSAALQYASLNWPTDNGWVNYNALQLLTYFATVFIAAPLAFISGIRTSSAWPKKATALSKAYPIELARAIHFPVMIYFVAFIVVHVFLVLATGALRNLNHMYGGSDDAGWFGFWVFLASVAAMVAAWFLARPLFLRPIASLMGKVSR, via the coding sequence ATGTCCACACCCACGAAGAAGCCCGGCTCCGCGACGGGCAAGCGGTCCCGACTCTACTGGGGCGTTCCTGCCGTTCTTGTAGCGCTGGTGCTCGTGGTGCTGCTGGCCAAGTGGATGACCGGCCTTCCAGCTGTCGCCTCGTTCCTGGCTGACTATCCGGGCCATTCGGAACTGCCTGAGGGCGCGCCCGTGGGATTCCCGGCCTGGCTGGCCTGGCAGCACTTCCTGAACGGCTTCTTCCTACTGCTCATCATCAGGACCGGCTGGCAGGTGCGGACCAGCACGCGGCCCAGCGGCCACTGGACCCGCAACAACAATGGGCTGATCAAGACCAAGAACGCGCCCACCAAGATCACCTTGGAGCTCTGGCTGCACCTGACGCTGGACGCGCTCTGGGTCCTCAACGGCCTGGTGTTCGCCATCCTGCTCTTCGCCAGCGGCCAATGGATGCGGATCGTGCCCACCAGCTGGGACGTCATCCCCAATGCCCTCTCCGCAGCGCTGCAGTACGCCTCGTTGAACTGGCCCACCGACAACGGCTGGGTCAACTACAACGCGCTCCAGCTGCTGACGTACTTCGCCACCGTCTTCATCGCCGCACCACTTGCCTTCATCTCCGGCATCCGGACGTCCTCCGCCTGGCCCAAGAAGGCCACGGCCCTGAGCAAGGCCTACCCCATTGAGCTCGCGCGGGCCATCCACTTCCCGGTCATGATCTATTTCGTGGCGTTCATCGTGGTGCATGTCTTCCTGGTCCTCGCCACCGGTGCGCTGCGGAACCTGAACCACATGTACGGCGGGAGCGACGACGCCGGCTGGTTCGGCTTCTGGGTCTTCCTCGCCTCGGTTGCCGCCATGGTGGCAGCCTGGTTCCTGGCCCGTCCCCTCTTCCTTCGCCCCATCGCCTCCCTGATGGGCAAAGTCAGCCGCTGA